The Sporichthyaceae bacterium genomic sequence TCATGGCGATCCTGATCGACCCACCGCTGTTTCCGGGCCACGGCCGCATGTGGTCCCACGTGTCCAGCGACAGCGATCTCGCGGAGTTGCACGCCTTCGCGCAGTCGGTCGGGATCCCGGCCAAGGCGTTCGACCGCGATCACTACGACGTGCCCGCCGACTGGTACGAGCGCCTGCTCGAGGCCGGGGCGCGCCCGGTGTCCTCCCGGGCTCTGGTCGCCGCCCTGCGCGCGGCCGGGCTGCGGACCCCCAAGTCGTCGTCCCACCTGCGCGTCGCCTCCTGACGCAGCGTCAGGAGCCCAGGGCCGCGATCTCGGCGGCCAGGTTCGCCCGCGCGCGACGTTCCCAGCGATCCTGACCGATCGGGGTCCGGAACAGTCTGCGCTGAGCCAACAGCTCGCCCAGGATCGCGGCCCGGCCGGCCCGGAAGGCCGACTCCTCGACGTGCGCGTACTCCTGACGCACGGCCGCGGCATACGCGGCGTAGCGCTCGGCGTCGGCGGCGAGGATCGCCAGGTCGGCGTCGCAGAGCACCGCTCCGTTGCGATCTTCCGGCGCCGGGTCGTGCCCGGCCGTGAGCCGGACCAACCGGGCGACCTCGGCGACCACCTCCGACGGCAACCCGAGAGCGCC encodes the following:
- a CDS encoding DUF4031 domain-containing protein; protein product: MAILIDPPLFPGHGRMWSHVSSDSDLAELHAFAQSVGIPAKAFDRDHYDVPADWYERLLEAGARPVSSRALVAALRAAGLRTPKSSSHLRVAS
- a CDS encoding metal-dependent phosphohydrolase — encoded protein: MNALRADLAQRWQRVEQRLPGSAAIGIGLIESWAQPHRHYHDLTHLQNVLVRVDALASWADDAFAVELGAWYHDAVYDGAAQAEERSALRAEIELGALGLPSEVVAEVARLVRLTAGHDPAPEDRNGAVLCDADLAILAADAERYAAYAAAVRQEYAHVEESAFRAGRAAILGELLAQRRLFRTPIGQDRWERRARANLAAEIAALGS